The proteins below come from a single Candidatus Melainabacteria bacterium RIFOXYA2_FULL_32_9 genomic window:
- a CDS encoding nicotinate phosphoribosyltransferase has product MINSVFLTDLYQLTMMAGYFQNKMDEIATFEVFTRKYPPNRCYFIAAGLEQILDYVQNIKFTDDEIEYLRKNKIFSHIKDDFFEYLKNFKFTGDIWAMPEGTVFFPNEPVIRVTAPIIQAQLLETYILSVFNFQSMIATKASIVTYEAQDRKVIEFGSRRAHGPEAAALAGRAAYIGGCIGTSNAYAGYKFGIPAYGTIAHSWVLAFDKERESFEKYFQAFPESTILLVDTYDTVEGVKKAVKISPKIRGVRLDSGDLYELSVESRKILDDAGLKDAIIIASGDLDEYKVKKLIDKDAPIDVFGVGTTLATSSDAPFFNGIYKLVEIEKDNKLIQKAKFSENKATYPGKKLVWRFLDENNKLINDIVADIEEDYSDNATQLLVHTVKDGKQLTPNPSMTKIQEYCLSNLTQLDKKSLGVNCNPVTKVEISQKLKDKFNQVLKEHQSE; this is encoded by the coding sequence ATGATAAACAGTGTATTCTTAACTGACTTATACCAGCTAACAATGATGGCTGGATATTTCCAAAACAAAATGGACGAAATAGCTACTTTTGAGGTATTTACGAGAAAATACCCACCTAATCGCTGCTATTTTATAGCAGCAGGATTAGAACAAATCCTGGATTATGTTCAGAATATAAAGTTTACTGATGATGAAATTGAATACCTAAGAAAAAATAAAATTTTTAGCCATATTAAAGATGATTTTTTTGAGTATTTAAAGAATTTCAAGTTCACAGGTGATATTTGGGCGATGCCAGAAGGTACTGTATTTTTCCCAAACGAGCCTGTTATTAGAGTTACTGCACCGATAATTCAGGCACAGCTTCTTGAAACCTATATATTATCAGTATTTAACTTTCAAAGTATGATAGCAACTAAAGCATCAATAGTGACTTATGAGGCTCAAGATCGCAAAGTGATTGAGTTTGGATCAAGAAGAGCTCACGGACCTGAAGCCGCAGCTTTAGCAGGCAGAGCTGCCTATATTGGAGGATGCATTGGTACATCAAATGCATATGCCGGTTATAAATTTGGAATTCCTGCTTATGGTACGATAGCTCATTCATGGGTTCTGGCTTTTGATAAAGAGCGAGAATCTTTTGAAAAATACTTTCAAGCTTTCCCCGAATCAACAATCCTGCTGGTTGATACATATGATACAGTAGAAGGAGTTAAAAAAGCTGTTAAAATATCTCCGAAAATACGAGGAGTACGCTTAGACAGCGGAGATTTATATGAATTAAGCGTAGAATCAAGAAAAATTCTTGATGATGCAGGTTTAAAAGATGCAATAATTATTGCAAGCGGGGATTTAGATGAGTATAAAGTAAAGAAATTAATAGATAAAGACGCTCCAATAGATGTATTTGGAGTAGGAACAACTCTTGCAACATCATCAGATGCACCTTTCTTTAATGGGATTTACAAGCTGGTTGAAATTGAGAAAGATAATAAATTAATACAAAAAGCTAAATTTAGCGAGAATAAAGCTACTTATCCAGGTAAAAAACTGGTTTGGCGTTTTCTTGATGAGAATAATAAGCTGATTAACGATATTGTTGCAGATATAGAAGAAGATTATTCTGATAATGCTACACAATTACTGGTTCATACAGTCAAAGATGGAAAACAATTAACCCCAAACCCATCAATGACAAAAATTCAGGAATATTGTTTAAGTAATTTAACCCAGCTTGATAAAAAATCTCTTGGAGTTAACTGTAATCCGGTTACAAAGGTAGAAATAAGCCAGAAATTAAAGGATAAATTTAATCAAGTATTAAAGGAGCATCAAAGTGAGTAA